One Oncorhynchus kisutch isolate 150728-3 linkage group LG30, Okis_V2, whole genome shotgun sequence genomic window, TTCTTCAACTTCTTGGCCTGCGATAAAGACGACAACAATGGTGACCTGGGCAACAGTGGTGGTGACCGCTGTGTCCATGATGACCGCAGTGTCCATGGCGACAGGGGCGGCTTCACAGGCGGCATGGGCGCAGCCACCTTAACCGTATTCTTCCCATAGAGCCTCTTCTCAAACTCTAGTAGCTGCGCCCAGAAACCTGCGTTGAGTCGTACGTACGGCCGACTCTCCTGCACCCATGCGTGGGCCCGGCACAGAGTCACGCCCCGGTAGCGCATTAGGTATGCTATGACCAGGGCCGGCGAGCGGCTCATGCCAGCCGCACAATGCACCAGCGTACCACCAGTCCGGTTGCTGTGGATGCGCTCTGCCACACGGTCAAAGTGGTCACCCAGACGGGCGCTGGGCAGGTCAGAGACGGGCACACGCAGGCACTCCACGCCTGGGTAGACTGGGCAGACGTGGTTGAGGGTGGCATTGACGATGAGGGTAATGCCCTTGCGGGAGACCAGGGCCTGGTTGAGGGGAGCGTCTGCTCCACTCAGGAACAGGGTGGGGGTGATCTGAGAAACCGACATGGCTGCCTGCGAGGGAAACACAAACAAATACCTCATTACTAATACAAGCTT contains:
- the LOC109875065 gene encoding dual specificity protein phosphatase 18, giving the protein MSVSQITPTLFLSGADAPLNQALVSRKGITLIVNATLNHVCPVYPGVECLRVPVSDLPSARLGDHFDRVAERIHSNRTGGTLVHCAAGMSRSPALVIAYLMRYRGVTLCRAHAWVQESRPYVRLNAGFWAQLLEFEKRLYGKNTVKVAAPMPPVKPPLSPWTLRSSWTQRSPPLLPRSPLLSSLSQAKKLKKGRLVRK